The Halichoerus grypus chromosome 15, mHalGry1.hap1.1, whole genome shotgun sequence genome includes a window with the following:
- the GPR4 gene encoding G-prodeshotein coupled receptor 4, whose amino-acid sequence MGNRTWDGCHVDSRVDHLFPPSLYIFVIGVGLPTNCLALWAAYRQVRQRNELGVYLMNLSIADLLYICTLPLWVDYFLHHDNWIHGPGSCKLFGFIFYTNIYISIAFLCCISVDRYLAVAHPLRFARLRRVKTAVAVSSVVWATELGANSAPLFHDELFRDRYNHTFCFEKFPMEGWVAWMNLYRVFVGFLFPWALMLLSYCGILRAVRGSVSTERQEKAKIKRLALSLIAIVLVCFAPYHVLLLSRSAVYLGRPWDCGFEERVFSAYHSSLAFTSLNCVADPILYCLVNEGARSDVAKALHNLLRFLASDKPQEMANASLTLETPLTSKRNSMAKAMAAGWAAAPPSQADHVQLKMMPPAQ is encoded by the coding sequence ATGGGCAACCGCACGTGGGACGGCTGCCACGTGGACTCGCGCGTGGACCACCTCTTCCCGCCGTCCCTCTACATCTTCGTCATCGGCGTGGGGCTGCCCACCAACTGCCTGGCCTTGTGGGCAGCCTACCGCCAGGTGCGGCAGCGCAACGAGCTGGGGGTGTACCTGATGAACCTCAGCATCGCCGACCTGCTGTACATTTGCACCCTGCCACTGTGGGTTGACTACTTCCTGCACCACGACAACTGGATCCACGGCCCCGGCTCCTGCAAGCTCTTCGGGTTCATCTTCTACACCAACATCTACATCAGCATCGCCTTCCTGTGCTGCATCTCGGTGGACCGCTACCTGGCCGTGGCCCACCCACTGCGGTTTGCCCGCCTGCGCCGGGTCAAGACGGCCGTGGCCGTGAGCTCCGTGGTCTGGGCCACGGAGCTGGGAGCCAACTCGGCGCCCCTGTTCCACGACGAGCTCTTCCGCGACCGCTACAACCACACCTTCTGCTTCGAGAAGTTCCCCATGGAGGGCTGGGTGGCCTGGATGAACCTCTACCGGGTTTTCGTGGGCTTCCTCTTCCCGTGGGCCCTCATGCTGCTGTCTTACTGTGGCATCCTGCGGGCCGTGCGGGGCAGCGTGTCCACCGAGCGCCAGGAGAAGGCCAAGATCAAGCGGCTGGCCCTGAGCCTCATCGCCATCGTGCTGGTCTGCTTCGCGCCCTACCACGTGCTCCTGCTCTCGCGCAGTGCCGTCTACCTGGGCCGCCCGTGGGACTGTGGCTTCGAGGAGCGCGTCTTCTCGGCCTACCACAGCTCGCTGGCCTTCACCAGCCTCAACTGTGTGGCTGACCCCATCCTCTACTGCCTCGTCAACGAGGGGGCCCGCAGCGATGTGGCCAAGGCCCTCCACAATCTGCTCCGCTTCCTGGCCAGTGACAAACCACAGGAGATGGCCAATGCCTCGCTCACCCTGGAGACCCCGCTCACTTCCAAGAGGAACAGCATGGCCAAGGCCATGGCAGCTGGCTGGGCGGCAGCTCCGCCCTCCCAAGCGGACCACGTGCAGCTGAAGATGATGCCGCCGGCACAGTGA